A region of Capra hircus breed San Clemente chromosome 11, ASM170441v1, whole genome shotgun sequence DNA encodes the following proteins:
- the NRARP gene encoding notch-regulated ankyrin repeat-containing protein, translating to MSQAELSTCSAPQTQRIFQEAVRKGNTQELQSLLQNMTNCEFNVNSFGPEGQTALHQSVIDGNLELVKLLVKFGADIRLANRDGWSALHIAAFGGHQDIVLYLITKAKYAGGGR from the coding sequence ATGAGCCAAGCCGAGCTGTCCACCTGCTCGGCGCCGCAGACGCAGCGCATCTTCCAGGAGGCCGTGCGCAAGGGCAACACGCAGGAGCTGCAGTCGCTGCTGCAAAACATGACCAACTGCGAGTTCAACGTGAACTCGTTCGGGCCAGAGGGCCAGACCGCGTTGCACCAGTCTGTCATCGACGGCAACCTGGAGCTAGTGAAACTGCTGGTCAAGTTCGGCGCGGACATCCGCCTGGCAAACCGCGACGGCTGGAGTGCGCTGCACATCGCCGCGTTCGGCGGCCACCAGGACATCGTGCTCTATCTCATCACCAAGGCCAAGTACGCCGGCGGAGGCCGGTGA